From the genome of Segatella hominis, one region includes:
- a CDS encoding helix-turn-helix domain-containing protein, producing the protein MTSIFILQLICCIITGMLGLHIAMASLQVRWKVRRYETSRWLLCGSMAVFCIHYFLQMTQGFRAQGADVGAVVNIMFYTPVVFAITLSIINMESTRSVMRRYCLRSAAAYALIVAIFIFGVFSSKSLHLGGLLYVMLALFMGSMAYFIYASYSEVLKRKKKLLEESAGDLLPHVRYARSSLVLVCVSAAFLPIVILFDTLLLLVGPLILLAFIFFVYSFISLGYYITPGENIQEELEDQEELEESATLTDQLAYGDQQDAVADGQADLNIFSQKRMKEIGAALEKWCDDRMYKDCNVTIYSLAANLGCKKNELTEYFNLSQHTNFRTWLSDIRFNEAVRMMKERPDFSNDAISTECGFSSHTQIYRIFKQKTGLSPNQWREQMI; encoded by the coding sequence ATGACATCAATATTTATATTACAGTTGATTTGCTGCATCATTACCGGCATGTTGGGCTTGCATATAGCAATGGCTTCTCTGCAAGTGAGATGGAAGGTAAGACGCTACGAGACCTCTCGGTGGTTGCTTTGTGGATCAATGGCCGTATTCTGCATACATTACTTCTTGCAGATGACTCAGGGATTTCGTGCCCAAGGTGCTGATGTGGGGGCAGTCGTTAATATCATGTTCTACACTCCCGTGGTTTTTGCCATCACCCTATCCATCATCAATATGGAGAGCACAAGAAGCGTCATGCGTCGCTATTGTTTGCGTAGTGCGGCTGCCTATGCGCTGATTGTCGCCATCTTCATCTTTGGCGTTTTCAGCAGCAAAAGTCTCCATCTGGGCGGTTTGTTATACGTGATGCTCGCACTCTTTATGGGAAGTATGGCATACTTCATCTATGCCAGCTATTCTGAGGTACTGAAGCGCAAGAAAAAACTGTTGGAGGAGTCGGCTGGCGATCTTCTGCCACACGTTCGATATGCACGATCCAGTCTTGTATTGGTATGCGTCTCAGCAGCCTTTCTGCCTATAGTCATTCTCTTCGACACCTTATTGTTGCTGGTAGGTCCGCTGATTTTGCTTGCTTTCATATTCTTTGTATATAGTTTTATCTCGTTGGGCTATTATATTACACCTGGTGAGAATATACAGGAAGAACTGGAGGATCAGGAAGAACTGGAGGAATCAGCTACATTGACAGATCAGCTTGCCTATGGAGATCAGCAGGATGCCGTGGCTGATGGACAGGCAGATTTGAACATTTTCTCCCAAAAACGGATGAAAGAGATTGGAGCAGCATTGGAAAAATGGTGTGATGACAGAATGTACAAAGACTGCAATGTCACCATATATTCGCTTGCTGCCAACTTGGGTTGTAAGAAGAATGAACTTACCGAATATTTCAATCTTTCTCAGCATACCAATTTCCGTACATGGCTCAGCGATATCCGCTTTAATGAGGCGGTTCGCATGATGAAGGAAAGACCGGATTTTAGCAATGATGCCATATCTACTGAGTGCGGATTCTCATCCCATACACAGATATACCGCATTTTCAAGCAAAAGACAGGGCTGTCGCCTAACCAGTGGCGCGAACAGATGATATAG
- a CDS encoding Cof-type HAD-IIB family hydrolase, with protein sequence MPYRAIALDLDGTLTNHEKVVTPRTRQALLKAQDNGAIIILASGRPTYGIQPVAECLELEKRGGFILSYNGGKIVDAKTGEEYFSQYLPDSVIPLLYQYAKEKNYALLGYAGNEIITEIPDDQYVKEESRINKMNIRKVEKLLDALEPHPTKLLMTGDPTDMQKAEEELSGIVGDKMSVFRSAPFFLELVPNGIDKAQSLQRLLGKINLTPADMIAFGDGYNDLSMLKLAGVGVAMANAAPEVRAEADYVTLSNEEDGVAAALNHFLEMRNEK encoded by the coding sequence ATTCCTTATCGTGCCATCGCTCTCGACCTCGACGGCACGCTGACCAACCACGAGAAAGTGGTGACACCTCGCACCCGTCAGGCTCTCCTGAAAGCTCAAGACAATGGTGCTATCATCATTTTAGCTTCCGGGCGCCCTACATACGGTATCCAACCAGTAGCAGAATGTCTTGAACTGGAAAAACGAGGAGGATTCATTCTTTCCTATAATGGCGGAAAGATTGTGGATGCCAAGACCGGTGAGGAATATTTCTCACAATATCTGCCAGATAGCGTGATACCTTTATTATATCAGTATGCCAAGGAAAAGAACTATGCACTCTTAGGATATGCCGGCAATGAGATCATCACCGAAATACCAGACGACCAGTATGTGAAGGAAGAATCCCGCATCAACAAGATGAACATTCGGAAGGTTGAAAAACTGCTTGATGCGCTGGAGCCTCATCCTACCAAACTCCTGATGACTGGCGACCCTACCGACATGCAGAAGGCAGAAGAAGAACTCTCTGGCATTGTAGGCGACAAAATGTCTGTTTTCCGCTCGGCTCCTTTCTTCCTGGAACTGGTTCCTAACGGCATCGACAAAGCACAGTCTTTGCAGAGATTATTGGGTAAAATCAATCTCACTCCTGCAGACATGATAGCCTTCGGTGATGGATATAATGACCTCAGTATGCTCAAACTTGCCGGTGTCGGTGTGGCTATGGCTAATGCTGCTCCTGAGGTAAGAGCGGAAGCTGACTACGTTACTCTTTCCAATGAAGAAGATGGTGTGGCTGCTGCGCTGAACCATTTTCTGGAAATGAGAAATGAGAAATGA
- the ilvA gene encoding threonine ammonia-lyase, whose protein sequence is MLQLDNFYKARFVLSKVIRKTELVHTPRINPESDVYLKPECLQKTGSFKIRGAYYKISQLTDEEKAKGVIACSAGNHAQGVALGATAMGVKSLICLPEGAPISKVEATKRLGAEVCLVPGVYDDAYQKALQLKDEHGYTFVHPFDDENVIAGQGTIGLEILDQLPDVEAVVVPVGGGGLISGVAFAIKSLNPNVKVYGVQAEGAASMVQSLHDHKQEKLPSVATVADGIAVKEPGKITFETCSNYVDEIVTVSEDEICAAILKLIESEKMVAEGAGAASVAAVMYNKVPVKGKKTICVVSGGNIDVTILNRVITRGLAKSGRLCTIEMELDDKPGELVEVCSVIAGLGGNITGVHHDRSANRNKVNACVLRLTMETRDEEHVKEIKEALESKGFHLWIV, encoded by the coding sequence ATGTTACAATTAGACAATTTCTATAAGGCTCGCTTCGTGCTGAGCAAAGTTATCAGAAAGACTGAGCTGGTTCACACTCCAAGAATCAACCCAGAGAGTGATGTCTATCTGAAGCCTGAGTGCCTCCAGAAGACGGGTTCGTTCAAGATTCGTGGTGCTTACTATAAGATTTCACAACTCACCGATGAAGAAAAGGCGAAGGGTGTGATAGCCTGTTCTGCGGGCAACCATGCTCAGGGTGTAGCTCTCGGTGCCACCGCCATGGGAGTGAAGAGTCTTATCTGTCTGCCAGAGGGTGCTCCTATTAGTAAGGTGGAAGCCACCAAGCGTCTCGGTGCAGAGGTCTGTCTGGTACCTGGTGTCTATGATGATGCCTACCAGAAGGCATTGCAACTGAAGGACGAGCATGGCTATACCTTCGTACATCCTTTCGATGATGAGAATGTCATCGCTGGTCAGGGCACCATCGGTCTGGAGATTCTCGACCAGTTGCCTGATGTAGAAGCTGTCGTCGTTCCTGTAGGTGGCGGTGGACTTATCTCTGGTGTGGCCTTTGCCATCAAGTCGCTGAATCCTAACGTCAAGGTATATGGTGTTCAGGCAGAAGGAGCAGCAAGTATGGTACAGAGTCTGCACGATCATAAACAGGAGAAGTTGCCTTCTGTAGCGACCGTTGCTGATGGTATTGCCGTAAAGGAACCGGGCAAGATTACTTTTGAAACCTGCTCCAACTACGTAGACGAAATCGTAACCGTGAGCGAGGACGAAATCTGTGCAGCCATCCTGAAACTCATAGAGAGCGAGAAGATGGTAGCCGAAGGTGCCGGTGCGGCCAGCGTGGCAGCCGTGATGTACAACAAGGTTCCGGTGAAGGGCAAGAAAACCATCTGCGTGGTAAGTGGCGGTAACATCGACGTAACCATCCTAAACCGTGTCATCACCCGTGGTCTTGCCAAGAGCGGCCGTCTCTGCACCATCGAGATGGAGCTGGATGACAAACCGGGCGAATTGGTAGAGGTTTGCTCTGTCATCGCCGGATTGGGTGGCAACATCACCGGTGTTCACCACGACCGTTCTGCCAACCGCAACAAGGTGAATGCCTGCGTGCTCCGCCTCACCATGGAGACAAGAGACGAGGAACATGTAAAAGAAATCAAGGAGGCTTTGGAATCAAAGGGATTCCATCTCTGGATAGTATAA
- a CDS encoding glycoside hydrolase family 3 C-terminal domain-containing protein, with protein sequence MKKVMITTCVFLASTTLCPAQTTPKLGVSPIEDVIQAMTLDEKIELLVGSTGKVKSNMTATIGNQGQLVPGAAGQVNGIERLGIPTTVVADGPAGLRIDAKRKDTNKTFYCTHFPVATVMSATWNADLVHSVGTSMGDEVKHYGVDVLLAPATNIMRNPLCGRNFEYYSEDPLLAGKICAAMVNGIESNGVGTSVKHFALNNQETNRTRNNVIGNPRTFREIYLKPFEIVVKESQPWTIMTSYNLINGTMSSERCDLVTEILRHEWGFKGMVMTDWFGGINAVAQMEAGNDLLMPGKADQCDEIRKAVLNGRLSLEIIDRNVRHILEYIMETPRFKQYVADNNPDLKGHAEVARKAATEGMVLLKNNKNTLPIIQKVKNIALFGNTSYDFIAGGTGSGNVNHAYVVSLLDGLKNAGYQVDGAIRKAYEEYAPKAKESLPKPENPLEAFLPGHFIPEMSLAELDMAAAVKNNDMAIITIGKSSGEFLDRHLSDNFNLTQAEKDMIAGVCNAFHKAGKKVAVILNVCGVIETKSWMAAPDAVLLSWLPGQEGGNSVADILTGKENPSGRLPMTWPVSYNDVPSKDNFPYPDDVKVKDVIGMFMGKGIGSKGNVKNVDYTEYNDGVYVGYRYYQTKNVPVSFPFGYGMSYTTFKYGKPVVTKDAQGNIKVLVTVKNAGKVAGKEVVQVYVAAPGKDMDKPTRELRGFAKTKNLQPGESETVTIDIPYKNLASFNEVDSQWQVEAGNYKVMVAKNAADLKPLTTVITEEAGVTEKVRPCLLKEVK encoded by the coding sequence ATTAAGAAAGTAATGATTACCACTTGTGTGTTCTTGGCTTCGACTACATTGTGCCCAGCCCAGACAACACCCAAGTTGGGCGTTTCTCCTATTGAGGATGTCATCCAGGCTATGACCCTTGATGAAAAGATAGAACTGTTGGTGGGCTCTACTGGCAAAGTAAAATCAAACATGACGGCTACCATCGGCAACCAAGGTCAGTTGGTGCCTGGTGCCGCAGGACAAGTGAATGGCATCGAGCGACTTGGTATTCCTACTACCGTAGTGGCAGATGGACCTGCTGGTCTGCGTATCGATGCCAAGCGCAAGGATACCAATAAGACATTCTACTGCACTCATTTCCCTGTGGCTACCGTGATGAGTGCCACCTGGAATGCCGACTTGGTTCACTCTGTGGGTACTTCTATGGGCGACGAGGTAAAGCACTATGGTGTGGATGTCCTCTTGGCTCCAGCCACCAACATCATGCGCAACCCACTTTGCGGTCGTAACTTTGAGTATTATTCAGAGGATCCATTGTTGGCAGGTAAGATTTGCGCAGCTATGGTGAATGGTATCGAGAGCAATGGCGTGGGAACTTCCGTGAAGCACTTTGCCTTGAATAACCAGGAGACCAATCGCACGCGAAACAATGTCATCGGCAATCCTCGTACTTTTAGAGAAATCTATCTCAAGCCATTCGAGATTGTGGTGAAGGAGTCTCAGCCTTGGACCATCATGACCTCCTATAACCTCATCAATGGCACGATGTCGAGCGAGCGTTGCGACTTGGTGACTGAAATCCTTCGCCATGAGTGGGGCTTCAAGGGTATGGTGATGACCGACTGGTTTGGTGGCATCAATGCCGTGGCACAGATGGAGGCAGGCAATGACCTCTTGATGCCAGGAAAGGCGGACCAATGTGACGAGATTCGCAAGGCGGTGCTCAATGGTCGCTTGTCGTTGGAAATCATCGACCGTAACGTGCGTCACATCCTGGAATATATCATGGAGACCCCAAGATTCAAGCAGTATGTGGCTGACAACAACCCAGACTTGAAGGGACATGCCGAGGTGGCTCGCAAAGCTGCTACCGAGGGTATGGTATTGCTCAAGAACAACAAGAATACCTTACCTATCATCCAGAAAGTAAAGAACATCGCCCTCTTTGGTAACACCTCTTATGATTTCATCGCTGGCGGTACTGGTTCTGGCAATGTAAATCATGCGTATGTGGTAAGTCTCTTGGATGGCTTGAAGAATGCTGGCTATCAGGTGGATGGGGCTATCCGCAAGGCTTATGAGGAGTATGCACCTAAGGCAAAGGAGTCTCTTCCTAAGCCTGAGAATCCATTAGAGGCTTTCCTTCCAGGACATTTTATCCCGGAAATGAGCCTTGCTGAGTTGGATATGGCTGCTGCCGTGAAGAACAACGACATGGCTATCATCACCATTGGTAAGTCATCTGGTGAGTTCTTGGATCGTCATCTCTCCGACAACTTCAATCTCACCCAGGCAGAGAAGGATATGATAGCAGGTGTTTGCAATGCTTTCCACAAGGCAGGCAAGAAGGTGGCAGTCATCTTGAATGTTTGTGGTGTAATCGAGACCAAGAGTTGGATGGCAGCTCCTGATGCAGTCTTGTTGTCTTGGTTGCCTGGTCAGGAAGGTGGTAATTCCGTTGCCGACATCTTGACGGGTAAGGAGAATCCTTCTGGTCGTCTGCCAATGACATGGCCTGTTAGTTATAATGATGTTCCTTCCAAGGACAATTTCCCTTATCCTGATGATGTCAAGGTAAAGGATGTAATTGGTATGTTCATGGGCAAGGGCATCGGTAGCAAGGGTAACGTGAAGAATGTGGATTACACCGAGTATAATGATGGTGTTTATGTAGGTTATCGTTATTACCAGACTAAGAATGTGCCTGTATCTTTTCCTTTTGGTTATGGTATGAGTTATACTACCTTTAAGTATGGCAAACCTGTGGTAACGAAGGATGCACAGGGCAATATCAAGGTCCTGGTGACTGTGAAGAATGCTGGTAAGGTAGCTGGTAAGGAAGTTGTTCAGGTATATGTGGCAGCTCCTGGCAAGGATATGGATAAACCAACCAGGGAACTTCGTGGTTTCGCCAAGACTAAGAATTTGCAGCCTGGTGAGTCGGAGACAGTTACTATCGACATCCCATACAAGAACCTGGCTTCTTTCAATGAGGTTGATAGTCAGTGGCAGGTTGAGGCTGGTAATTACAAGGTGATGGTGGCAAAGAATGCTGCCGATCTCAAGCCTCTCACTACCGTGATTACTGAGGAAGCTGGTGTAACCGAGAAGGTTCGCCCTTGCTTGCTCAAGGAAGTAAAGTAG